A genomic region of Alicyclobacillus sp. SO9 contains the following coding sequences:
- the qcrB gene encoding menaquinol-cytochrome c reductase cytochrome b subunit — protein MKRAYDWIDERLNVTPLWRDVADHDVPAHVNPAIKMSAFIYCFGGLTFLVIVTQILSGMFLAMYYTPDITNAWYSVKYITDQVLLGQVVRGMHFWGASLVIVMMFLHMLRVFFTGAYKKPRELNWVVGVLIFFVVLAFGFTGYLLPWDQKAYWATSVGSKIAGSIPGIGPYLQTLLVGSHTVGALTLARFFAIHVFFLPAALLVLLALHFIMIRTQHIAGPL, from the coding sequence TTGAAAAGAGCGTACGATTGGATTGATGAGCGGTTGAACGTCACCCCGCTCTGGCGTGATGTCGCAGACCACGACGTTCCTGCACACGTCAATCCGGCAATCAAAATGTCGGCCTTTATTTACTGCTTTGGAGGTTTGACGTTTCTGGTCATCGTTACGCAAATCCTGTCAGGAATGTTCCTGGCCATGTACTACACACCGGATATCACGAACGCCTGGTACAGTGTCAAGTACATCACCGATCAGGTACTGCTGGGACAGGTCGTTCGCGGAATGCACTTTTGGGGTGCAAGTCTTGTCATTGTGATGATGTTTTTACACATGCTCCGCGTGTTCTTTACAGGGGCATACAAAAAACCGCGAGAGCTGAACTGGGTTGTTGGAGTCCTCATCTTTTTTGTAGTCCTCGCATTCGGTTTTACTGGTTATTTGTTGCCCTGGGATCAAAAAGCATATTGGGCAACATCTGTGGGAAGTAAGATTGCTGGTTCTATTCCTGGAATTGGACCGTATTTGCAGACTCTGTTAGTCGGCAGCCATACCGTGGGTGCTCTGACCTTGGCTCGGTTCTTTGCGATTCACGTGTTCTTCTTACCAGCAGCTCTACTGGTTTTGTTAGCGTTGCACTTTATTATGATTCGCACACAACACATCGCTGGTCCGTTGTAG
- a CDS encoding YpiB family protein, translating into MGSAVTIAEKKHFLRWFLANYQLQSREAEMLMRYMMTRENVLRRVHFVENFRQLSRVIVIATKCVPVAPFRYYRRNKPVSTDVEQAFLDLYQHPDEEIYVGLFFKDRGTSEAYGAVLEEIPTREMEPALREMISLQAELAIEKAVHDYQRSQLMQQVNNALDVGNYELFLEASQRLIDFDASASPSL; encoded by the coding sequence ATGGGTAGTGCCGTCACTATTGCCGAGAAGAAACACTTCCTTCGTTGGTTTTTGGCGAATTACCAATTGCAAAGTCGCGAAGCGGAGATGCTCATGCGCTATATGATGACGCGCGAGAATGTACTACGCAGAGTTCATTTTGTAGAGAACTTTCGTCAACTTTCTCGGGTGATTGTCATCGCAACAAAGTGTGTTCCCGTGGCACCGTTTCGTTACTATCGCAGAAACAAACCCGTTTCTACTGACGTCGAACAGGCTTTTCTAGACTTGTATCAACATCCTGACGAAGAAATCTACGTTGGGCTTTTCTTTAAAGACCGTGGGACAAGTGAAGCGTACGGAGCGGTGCTTGAAGAGATACCAACGCGTGAAATGGAACCTGCACTGCGCGAAATGATATCACTTCAGGCAGAGTTGGCAATAGAAAAAGCGGTCCACGATTATCAGCGAAGTCAACTCATGCAACAAGTAAACAATGCATTGGATGTTGGAAATTACGAGTTGTTCCTCGAGGCCAGTCAACGCCTTATAGACTTCGATGCATCGGCTTCGCCGTCCTTGTAG
- a CDS encoding prephenate dehydrogenase/arogenate dehydrogenase family protein: MQHKDDERCAEFRPRSILIVGCGLIGASAAYALRERLGHACVIDGVEKSEEHRTILLRSGRFTNVFSALPAPEQKYDLAILALPVSTAVQFMHKVSQLADILMDVCSVKLPLCHAAQALHLEERFAPTHPMAGLASEGPLEATADLFTNRSWLTIEGWPAAERLRTLIESIGADFGTVASAEQHDSLMAVVSHGIHLTSLASMLAYQDMKETLPALSAKYCGPGFRDVTRLAASPSGFWTSTLLFNRVQTATHLKKVINELEHFVDVLEQGDEIRLKEALEKSRAARLLWETEKGNTSNV, encoded by the coding sequence ATGCAACACAAAGATGACGAACGGTGTGCTGAATTCAGACCGCGCTCAATCCTCATTGTTGGGTGCGGTCTAATTGGCGCCTCCGCGGCATATGCGTTGCGTGAAAGACTGGGTCATGCCTGTGTAATAGACGGAGTGGAAAAAAGCGAAGAGCATCGAACTATCCTGCTGAGAAGCGGCAGATTCACGAATGTCTTCTCCGCATTGCCTGCCCCCGAACAAAAGTACGATTTGGCAATTTTGGCGTTACCTGTTTCCACGGCTGTTCAGTTCATGCACAAGGTCTCCCAATTGGCGGACATCCTGATGGACGTGTGCAGTGTGAAGTTGCCGCTGTGTCATGCTGCGCAGGCACTCCATCTTGAAGAGCGGTTTGCACCAACCCACCCCATGGCTGGATTAGCTAGCGAGGGGCCCTTAGAAGCGACGGCAGACCTCTTTACAAACCGGAGTTGGCTGACCATTGAAGGATGGCCTGCTGCCGAGAGACTTCGAACATTGATTGAAAGTATCGGCGCTGATTTCGGAACTGTTGCATCAGCGGAACAGCACGACAGTCTAATGGCTGTTGTCAGCCACGGTATACACCTCACATCTTTAGCCAGTATGCTGGCTTATCAAGATATGAAAGAAACGCTGCCCGCACTGAGTGCCAAGTACTGCGGCCCCGGGTTTCGCGACGTTACACGGTTGGCTGCTTCTCCATCCGGCTTTTGGACGAGCACCCTGCTGTTCAATCGCGTTCAAACGGCCACTCACCTAAAAAAGGTCATCAATGAGTTGGAGCATTTTGTCGATGTACTGGAACAAGGTGATGAGATTAGGCTGAAAGAAGCCCTTGAGAAGTCAAGAGCAGCCCGACTGCTCTGGGAAACGGAGAAGGGAAATACCAGTAATGTGTGA
- a CDS encoding DNA repair helicase XPB: MHSSLYIQTDGKIFVQGSHSRFPYLRLQLHTFSTLMESQDPIYVYRVTPQTLWQAASSGKTPREVLGFLRSCSDQPIPLKVQQLIVSEMTKWGQFKLTRVSPKFVQLTFAERWNSVITNLAEIQEKAEQVFANRVTFPIEEQGFVKQVLARHEIPVEDLVEYEDAPSLKSDLKMTIGLRGYQQEAVQSFFGDGINQSGVVVLPCGSGKTIVGLAILTRLSKQTLIVTPSDVSAQQWQQEVSHCTTLDATHVSIYSPRKPVAPVTITTYQRISGKNKRGEYRHLKRLVAEKWGLVIYDEVHLLPAPLFRLAAELQSSRRLGLTATLVREDGRESDVYSLIGPKSYDGDWRELEEQGYLASVQCVELRIPLPVEERGEYGRASRREQHRIAALNSKKIQVVGRLMERHRDQKILIIGHYLKSLKDIALRYGIPLITGSTPSSVRNQLYEAFRSGAEDALVLSRVANMAVNLPEASVGIQVSGLFGSRQEEAQRLGRLLRPSSQGGWFYSLVSANTVEEETARKRQRFLVEQGYTYDIETTTN, encoded by the coding sequence ATGCACAGTTCGCTGTATATTCAAACTGACGGAAAAATCTTTGTACAAGGCAGTCATTCACGGTTCCCGTATCTCCGTCTTCAGTTGCACACGTTTAGCACATTGATGGAGAGCCAAGACCCCATATACGTGTACCGTGTTACCCCTCAAACACTTTGGCAGGCTGCATCCTCGGGTAAGACACCACGGGAGGTTCTGGGCTTTCTCAGGTCCTGCAGTGACCAGCCTATACCGCTCAAAGTACAGCAGTTGATTGTGTCTGAAATGACAAAATGGGGACAGTTCAAGCTGACTCGCGTAAGCCCGAAGTTCGTTCAACTCACTTTTGCAGAGCGATGGAACAGCGTTATCACGAACCTTGCTGAGATACAAGAAAAGGCAGAGCAAGTGTTCGCAAACCGTGTAACATTTCCAATTGAAGAACAGGGATTTGTGAAACAGGTGTTAGCACGCCATGAGATACCTGTTGAAGACTTGGTGGAGTACGAGGATGCACCGAGTCTCAAGTCGGATCTAAAAATGACTATAGGTCTTCGAGGGTACCAGCAGGAAGCCGTTCAGTCCTTTTTCGGCGACGGAATTAACCAAAGTGGAGTCGTTGTTTTGCCGTGTGGAAGCGGTAAGACCATAGTTGGCTTGGCAATACTCACACGTCTGTCGAAACAGACACTCATTGTCACACCAAGTGACGTGTCTGCACAACAGTGGCAGCAGGAAGTGTCGCACTGCACCACACTGGATGCAACACACGTAAGCATCTACTCACCGAGAAAACCTGTTGCCCCAGTTACCATTACCACCTACCAACGCATATCCGGGAAGAATAAACGGGGTGAATACCGTCACCTAAAACGACTCGTTGCAGAGAAGTGGGGGCTCGTCATCTACGATGAAGTGCATCTGCTGCCTGCTCCGCTGTTCAGACTTGCCGCTGAACTGCAAAGCTCACGGAGACTGGGATTGACGGCCACGCTGGTTCGGGAAGATGGCAGGGAGAGTGACGTATACAGCCTTATCGGTCCTAAAAGCTATGACGGAGACTGGCGAGAATTGGAGGAGCAAGGGTATTTAGCGTCCGTGCAATGTGTTGAGTTACGGATCCCGCTCCCAGTTGAAGAACGCGGGGAGTACGGGCGTGCCTCACGCAGGGAACAGCACAGAATTGCAGCCCTCAACTCGAAGAAAATTCAAGTCGTCGGACGACTCATGGAACGCCATCGGGATCAAAAAATACTGATTATAGGCCACTATTTGAAATCACTTAAGGACATCGCATTGAGATATGGAATCCCTTTGATTACGGGGAGCACACCGTCATCGGTACGAAACCAATTATACGAAGCTTTTCGCAGCGGAGCCGAAGATGCTCTGGTGTTGTCAAGAGTAGCAAATATGGCTGTTAACCTGCCAGAAGCTTCGGTAGGAATTCAGGTTTCCGGCCTCTTCGGGTCTCGGCAAGAAGAAGCACAGCGCTTGGGCAGACTGTTGCGCCCAAGTTCCCAGGGAGGTTGGTTTTACTCCCTGGTATCCGCAAATACCGTTGAGGAAGAAACAGCACGAAAGAGACAGCGCTTTCTTGTAGAACAGGGCTATACCTACGATATAGAGACAACGACAAACTAG
- a CDS encoding helicase-associated domain-containing protein, producing the protein MRLSECLNYADINTLREIANHYSFECTKHSKLSLHQEIALNFRLSSFVTAQTHKWYVGRELGLLRLCLEQDRVYAREELTAWFGTEDLIDAAVTEGWLFPTSRVTNNRSGYCIPQEIRAFIYKHVTDSFREKLILDKDGPLIYSDEQHVLAQDLDVFLEYVRNQEVTLTQDGAIYKRHLIRLLQLLQVQEETLNGGWRFGYGRRFHDYPDRFALMYDYAFSNRLIEERDDGLLAVTQLSDEWLEDSAVNRERSMAIFYISLYRRAILKLPVIVKLFALTKDDWVNLDSMLKAVAPFVNEYYYDSVDSVWRERIVKMMMHLGLIRIGEDESGQQWFQTTDLCQQLLTTGQTSVSPETRSKQTLIVQPNFNVIATADEPSVTGELARIADIKETGAVRVYRISESSFIRGLDAERNCRHWLTFLEQHSQTPVPGNIEKTLLDWEKSWLVARVDPMTS; encoded by the coding sequence TTGCGGTTATCAGAATGCCTCAACTATGCAGATATTAATACATTGCGGGAAATTGCCAACCACTATTCCTTCGAATGCACAAAGCACTCTAAACTTTCTCTCCATCAGGAAATTGCTCTGAACTTTAGATTGTCTTCATTTGTGACCGCACAAACGCACAAATGGTACGTTGGACGAGAGTTGGGGCTGCTTCGTTTATGCTTGGAACAGGACCGAGTGTACGCAAGAGAAGAACTTACTGCATGGTTTGGGACTGAAGACCTCATCGACGCGGCCGTCACAGAAGGGTGGCTGTTTCCCACTTCTCGAGTTACAAACAATCGAAGTGGATACTGCATTCCGCAAGAGATCCGAGCCTTTATTTACAAACATGTAACAGATAGTTTTCGGGAGAAACTCATTCTTGACAAGGATGGCCCTTTGATTTATTCGGACGAGCAGCATGTCCTAGCACAGGACCTTGACGTATTTCTCGAATATGTTCGAAACCAAGAAGTGACTTTGACGCAAGACGGAGCCATCTATAAGAGACACCTGATTCGATTGCTACAATTGCTGCAAGTCCAGGAAGAAACACTCAACGGCGGATGGAGATTTGGCTACGGGCGCCGCTTCCATGACTATCCGGACAGATTTGCCTTAATGTATGACTACGCTTTTTCAAATCGCTTGATTGAAGAACGCGACGACGGACTTCTCGCCGTTACACAACTGAGTGATGAATGGCTTGAAGACAGTGCCGTCAATCGTGAGAGATCCATGGCGATATTCTACATATCTTTATATCGCAGGGCAATTTTAAAGCTGCCTGTCATTGTCAAACTATTCGCCCTGACAAAAGACGACTGGGTAAACCTCGATTCCATGCTCAAAGCCGTAGCCCCGTTTGTAAACGAGTACTACTATGACTCTGTTGACAGTGTCTGGCGAGAACGAATTGTAAAAATGATGATGCACCTTGGTCTGATTCGCATTGGAGAAGACGAATCTGGACAACAGTGGTTTCAAACTACAGATCTTTGTCAACAATTGCTAACAACAGGTCAAACATCCGTGAGCCCAGAGACAAGGTCCAAGCAGACACTTATCGTTCAGCCGAACTTCAACGTTATCGCTACTGCCGACGAGCCTTCGGTAACAGGGGAATTGGCACGGATAGCAGACATCAAGGAAACGGGTGCCGTACGCGTGTACCGGATTTCAGAATCGAGTTTTATCCGTGGATTAGATGCAGAGCGTAACTGTCGTCACTGGCTGACGTTTCTGGAGCAGCACTCACAGACACCGGTTCCAGGCAACATTGAAAAAACCCTTCTGGACTGGGAGAAAAGTTGGCTTGTAGCACGGGTTGACCCCATGACATCTTGA